Within the Sulfurospirillum barnesii SES-3 genome, the region AACAGCCTGAGAATCCTGTGGTGGGCATGACCCGTCCTATTTTGAGTGCGCCTTTGGTCCATGCTGCCAAATACGATGGTCGTTCCGTTTTTATGGCGTGGAATAGCAATGAAAACGCGATTAAATACACGATTACAAAAGAGTTTAAGAGTGCGGGTGAAACCAAAACACAGAGTTTTACAGGTATCTTTGAAAACAATTTCCAAGACACGGATATACTTTTGGGCGTCACGTATAAGTATAATATTATCGCAATTGATAAATTTGGGATCGCCTCTAAGCCCTCTGATAGTGTTATGATTACCATACCAAAGGAATAACAGCCATTTATGCCAAATTTTCATACCGAGCATTTTGATACTTTAGCTTACCCTTCTACGTTTGGGGAGACGACGTTTTTATATGAGGCACGCTCTCAAAGAGGCAATATTCTTATTATGGCTTCTATGGGAGGCGAGCCTATTTTGATTCGTATTCATCCGAAAAAAGAGGGTGGTTTTTTAGTCAAAGGCGATAAAGCAACACGCCCCACACAAGCCTCTTTTCTACAGAAAGTTTTGATTGATTTTAGGGATGCCAGTAACGCCAAAGAGATTTTTTCCAATATTGAGCCTAAAAAGTTTTTACATGTAAAGCCCTCAGCGTATCTTAAAGAGATTGGTTTTTTTGCGCATTCGTTTCAGCCAGAGCGTGAAATATGGATTGAAATTGGCTTTGGTAGTGGGAGGCATTTACTGCATCAAGCCAAAAAAAACCCGCATATTCAATTTATTGGGCTTGAGATTCATAAGCCCTCCATTGAGCAGGTACTCAAGCAGTGTGAACTTCAGTGCATCGAAAATATTTTAGTGGTGGATTATGATGCGAGACTCTTTATGGAGTTTTTATCGTCTAACCGTGTGGGTCGCATTTTTGTACATTTTCCCGTCCCTTGGGATAAAAAACCGCACCGTCGTGTTTTTTCAGCCTCGTTTATTGAAGAGGCTTTGAGGGTTTTACATGTAAAGGGTACATTGGAGTTACGAACAGACAGTCCTCTTTATTTTGAGTTCACCTTCTCTCAGATGATGCAACTCTCAAAAGCAGAGGTACATGTAAAGAAAAATGCCGAACTTGAAATTACCAGTAAGTATGAAGATCGATGGTTAAAAATGGAAAAAGACATCTACGATGTTGTTTTAACCAATGAGATACATTCAGAAGAGATTGAGCGTTTAGGTACACTGAATTTTGAACAAAATGTTGATTTTTCCAAAATCGCTCACGCTTTTAAAGAAGAACTTTTACGGGGGGATGGTTTTTTTGTACACTTCGAAGAGTTGTTTGAAATCAATGCAAAGAGTGGGTTAATTCGTCTCTCTTTTGGTGCAAATGAGCGCAATGAAAAGTGTTATATTTGTATTGAAGAAGGAAAAGTTTCTTATTTACCCAATGCCATTTTAGCAACCAAAAGCAACCTAGCAGCACATACCTTAATTAAAGAGTGGTTTGATGGAATATGTCATTAGAGCCCAAGGCTTAAATTTAAGTTACGATCGAGATGAGCCTATTATTACGGATGCGAGTATGCAAATAAAAGCACAAGAATTTGTCTTTATTACAGGCAAAAGTGGTAGCGGTAAATCGACTATTATTAAATCATTGTATGGAGAGCTTTTCCCTAAAATGGGAGAACTTAATGTGTGCGGTGTTGATTTTAAAACGATTAATAGCTCAAAACTCAATGTGTTAAGACGTTATTTAGGGGTTGTTTTTCAAGATTATAAACTGATTGATGAATGGACGGTTGAACAAAATGTGATGTTGCCTCTTATTATTGGCGGTTTTTCTAAGAGTGTTTGTATCAAGCAGGCGCATAAGTTATTGAAACATGTTAAATTGCTCCATAAAGTCAATAAATACCCCTATGAACTCAGCGGGGGAGAGCAACAACGTGTGGCAATGGCACGAGCGCTTGCACACAATCCTATTTTGATTTTAGCCGATGAACCTACAGGAAATCTTGATAGTTACTCCAGTGAAGTGATTTGGAATTTACTCAAAGGTGCTAAAGAGCATTTAGGTACAACCGTATTGGTGGTGACCCATAATATCCCCTCAACCCTAGGTATTGATTATAAGCACTATTTTTTAGAGGGTGGGGTATTGCATGAAGTCAATTAATAGTCATTTTTCAATTATTATCTCTGTTTTTATTTTACTTTTTTCGTTTCAGTTTACGAAAATGGTGAACAGTATTGTTTATGAGTATGAGGTTAAAATTGTCAATGACTATGCTATTGTCTTGGTTTCTTCTTCTGAATTGAATGAAGAAGCATTAAAAAAAGAGATTCCTGAGTTGCATTCACTCAGTGAAATTAGTAGCAAAAAAATCTTAGATCGTCTTAAAAATGATATGTCTTCTAAGAATTTAAGCCTTTTGCAAATAGCCCTTCCTAAATTTTATTCATTAAAACTTGATACGATGCCAAGCCAAAAACGTCTTGAGGGAATAAAGCAAAAATTGACCAGTATTAGCTCTATTACTCGTGTTGAGACTTTTGCAAAAACACATGAGAAAGTCTTTAAAATGTTTTTATTGTTACAATCCATGGTATATGTGTTTGCAGGTTTTATTGCACTTGTTGCCGTTTTGCTGATTTTTAAACAAATTCGTATTTGGACATACGAGCATAATCGAAGGATGTCCATTATGACACTTTTTGGTGCCTCTTTTTTTATGAAAAGTGCCATGCTGTATCGTATGACATTGGTCGATACATTAATAAGCGCTCTTGCTGTATGCGCTGTGTATGTTATTGCTCCAAAATTAGCGCTTGTTCAAGCGTTTGCAGCAGAATTAGATATTGATATTCCTACTTTTGATCTCTTCCGTGAGGGAGGTACGCTTTTGGGTGCTTCACTTCTTTTCTCCTTTATTGCGGTGACGATTGTTTCTCGAAAGATAGGCCGTGTATGAAACGATGGTTTTGGATGACATGTC harbors:
- the trmB gene encoding tRNA (guanosine(46)-N7)-methyltransferase TrmB — translated: MPNFHTEHFDTLAYPSTFGETTFLYEARSQRGNILIMASMGGEPILIRIHPKKEGGFLVKGDKATRPTQASFLQKVLIDFRDASNAKEIFSNIEPKKFLHVKPSAYLKEIGFFAHSFQPEREIWIEIGFGSGRHLLHQAKKNPHIQFIGLEIHKPSIEQVLKQCELQCIENILVVDYDARLFMEFLSSNRVGRIFVHFPVPWDKKPHRRVFSASFIEEALRVLHVKGTLELRTDSPLYFEFTFSQMMQLSKAEVHVKKNAELEITSKYEDRWLKMEKDIYDVVLTNEIHSEEIERLGTLNFEQNVDFSKIAHAFKEELLRGDGFFVHFEELFEINAKSGLIRLSFGANERNEKCYICIEEGKVSYLPNAILATKSNLAAHTLIKEWFDGICH
- a CDS encoding cell division ATP-binding protein FtsE produces the protein MEYVIRAQGLNLSYDRDEPIITDASMQIKAQEFVFITGKSGSGKSTIIKSLYGELFPKMGELNVCGVDFKTINSSKLNVLRRYLGVVFQDYKLIDEWTVEQNVMLPLIIGGFSKSVCIKQAHKLLKHVKLLHKVNKYPYELSGGEQQRVAMARALAHNPILILADEPTGNLDSYSSEVIWNLLKGAKEHLGTTVLVVTHNIPSTLGIDYKHYFLEGGVLHEVN
- a CDS encoding FtsX-like permease family protein → MKSINSHFSIIISVFILLFSFQFTKMVNSIVYEYEVKIVNDYAIVLVSSSELNEEALKKEIPELHSLSEISSKKILDRLKNDMSSKNLSLLQIALPKFYSLKLDTMPSQKRLEGIKQKLTSISSITRVETFAKTHEKVFKMFLLLQSMVYVFAGFIALVAVLLIFKQIRIWTYEHNRRMSIMTLFGASFFMKSAMLYRMTLVDTLISALAVCAVYVIAPKLALVQAFAAELDIDIPTFDLFREGGTLLGASLLFSFIAVTIVSRKIGRV